gtatttatagtgtcCGGAGGCAGCAGAACATGCCTCTGCATGACAGGATCGTACCATATCTGGAGAGGGCTGGTTTGTACCACCTGGCGAGACTCAACGCCAGGTAGTTCTTGTTGGACGAGCCCTTAGTCAGCACTTTCATTGAGAGGTGGCGTTTTGAGACGCATACCTTTCATATGCCTTTTGGAGAGTGCACTATCACGCTGCAGGATGTAGCATACTAACTGGGGCTACCCGTGGATGGTTTACCTGTATCCGGGTGCCTTATAGATTTTGAGAAGCTTATGGAAGAAGGCAAACCAGTGTGTGAGTGGTTTTAGGAACTGTTTGGCGAGCTTCCACCACAGAATAAGGTAAAGCAGTATACAGTTCACTTCACCTGGTTTCATGAGAGGTTTAGGGTGCTGCCAGATGATGCTATGGAGGAGACCGTACGCATATATGCACGGGCTTATATTATGATGCTACTTTCCACTCAATTGTTCGGTGACAAGAGTGGAAATCGGGTTCATATACGGTGGTTGCCCTTTGTGGCGAGACTTGATGATATGGGCAGTTATAGTTGGGGGTCGGCAGTGTTGGCTTGGCTATATCGCTACATGTGTCGGGCGGCCAACAAAAACGTGACAAACTTGGCAGGCCCCCTACAGCTACTGCAGTCATAGATTTTCTGGCGGTTTCCTAGCCTCAGGCCGCGAGAATTCAACACCTAATCCTTCCCATTGGCTTCCAGGTATACATATCTGTACAGTTAGACTTgaaccataattttttttattatggttcTACCTGTTAACTAGGACATTAGCAATTTATACATGTGTATAACATTGTGTTCGTTTAGGTGGGCCACCCACTTGCTGACATCCGACTGCAAGAAGGAGAGAGGTATCCAGTGTCGCCTAGCGTTGGACCGCTTAGGTGATCGAGAtgtaaatttattcattttgttttcatttttatcttgtaattaactatatatttattagctaatGGACTAATAAATATGTTCTGTCAAGGTTTGTAGATTGTCTGGCGGGCCTGACTTTCACGATGGATATGGACCACGAGGTCGACAGTTCACAGTTCTATTCCGACTTTGCAGATCTCATTCAGGATGACGACCCTCCGCATTTTTAGCACCATACCCCTCAGGATCAGGTGCCGGAGACCCAGCCCCAGATGGCCGTTGCACAGGGATACTACCCAGATATGGAGGATATGCAGCGGTACCAGCCCCAGATGTCTGACCCTTAGGGGTACCCGTCCCAGTTTCATGTAGACCTGAATGAGCCTGCTAGCATCCCATATGACAGTTGGTTGGGCATGGGAGGGACGCCTTCATCTGCATATAGCGTGGGCATGTCTGTCGATCCTCCAGCACAGCAGTGCTAGAGGCCAGTCAGAGTAAGACGGGCCGCTCGATGTGGTACAGGGTTGCATCTCTTAGGCGCATTTGGACATGACTCTCACGAGGAGGATAAGGACAGGCAGGAGCCGTAGttgtttattttatgttttcattgATGATACCTATGTTTGTCAGATTTGTCgtgtatttttgtattatatgaTGGTACTTAGTTTATTTCCATGGACTTATATGTGTGTTATGTATGTTTTTGTTTACCAtacacttattttattttatgcttatgcAAACTGCTCACTAACGCATAAATCGCTAGATCTCTGTCGCGGTTTATGCACACTCGTTATTCACACATAAACCGCGACACCGCTGTCGCGAATTATGCTTATTTTCTCTAGAACGTAATCCGCGACATCCTTGTAGCGGATTACGTGTATTCGTAAACTGCGGGACCCCTGTCGCGGTTTACATAGATTATGAGAAAAATGCATTTTGGTATCCGTTTTTTATTGTGTAATCTGATAATATtggatcctattttatttattatagtaaATTGCCATTTTTTAAAGGTGTAGTGACTAGTGAGTAAAGCTTTAAAGTTTAAAACACAAAGGACGATAACAATTTACGTATTCTTGTAATCTTAAAATGTCTAAAATAATTTACTCGTTTTTGTAAAGCTAAAAGGGGTGGAACAATTTATGCTACCATAATATTTATTCGCGATTTATTCTCAGTCTATTGAGGACCTATTTTCACTTTTCACAAGCTGTGAAGCTTGTCGAGAAGAAATTTAAAGAGAGAAGGAAGTGTATTTCTAGAGGCATTGGAGGCCAACGCAACAAGTAGCGGTGAGCGGCGAATCACAATAGAGGGTATGGGAGCATGATTCAATGATACTTAGGGAGTAAGATGGCTAGCAATGAAGGAGAGATGTATTGTTTAAATGGTATTGCACATGTGGTCGACTTTATTGACGCAGAAATTGATGCATCCGCCGTAACTAATGATAGTATCGACGCATATGTCACATAGTAATCAAGTTGTTTGGGATAAGTGGATATTTTTATGCTAAACATGTGTGCTTTTCATTACTTTCTTACTTTTCAGTAGTCTTTACACTGCTTTATATTCATACATATCAACCAATTACATTCATTATCAAACTGAACATACTTTTCGCGATACTTCAATTGATCAGACTCAAACACTTGATACTTAACACCTCAACGGatattgtaattcttcattgtGAGACAACTTTTTTCTTTGCTCTGGAACCATTGGCTGATTTTAAATTCATCTGTGCCAAGCATCCCAGACATGTCCATAAATACTAGGGAGTTGTTGATATGAAAATGTATATTAGTCCATGACCTCAAGATCCAAATTAGAGAAGTAAGAAGGGTACTGTTGTGTTTGAGAGTTTGAATGGACATGAGATCTTTCGATAAGTGTTGCGTCTCTCTCGTCATCGTTATCATCACTAATAATAAGTGGTTTCAAATCCGATTCATCATCTTTTATAACTTTTGCAACTAGATCTCTATCTCTAATCTCCATGAATAATGCAAATGCACTTTTCAGTACAGGTGTTGTTCTTATTGCAGTTGTAAGCTCCCCAAAAATATGCATATCATCCAAGTCATTTGAATCATCTGCCTGAACAGAAAAATTTACTACAAATGTCAGAACAACATGTGGACAATAACCTATTGACCCGCTAGAATGTCACTATAACTCTTCTTTATCCCATGGTTGGTGAATTCAGAATAGATCCACCTGAGCCACCATCTATATCAACCATATTCGCAAACAACTCTATAGTGCACGAATATAAAAATCTAGTTTGATTGTGAAATAACTCACATGTTGTTATCGCCttaaatttcatatatttttaaatttaacgtAACCTTGCCTAAGTGAGATAGAAATTCTAAAAGATGCTCGGTTTACACATTTTTTACAACACTTTTTCAATTTATGTAACATACTATTTTGTAAATCCATCAAATTCGTTGACGGATTTACAAACACATCAATATgcttttttaaagaaaaaaataacactttcacttttatttttatcaattttttttgatGATGAACGAACAAAAATACANNNNNNNNNNNNNNNNNNNNNATTTAAAGACGATTTACGCTATATTCCTTCATTTATAGACTTATTCTCTTCATAAATTGTATAATCCTTTGTGTTTTACTCATTCACACATAAAATCGTGAAAGAATTTTGAGGTATACCCATTCTGCAAGTAAATTATTCCACCCAAGTGTGTTTTAAGCTTAAAAATGACACTTGTGATCTTGGGACGAtttatgtcaatttttttaaaaaaaatttaaacataagtCGTCCTAAgatataatatttaatgaatcaatttaaaattatttgatctgagatgatttatataaatataaaaagagaaaattcgtgtattggaatttgatttagaaaatttatataaacctaaattctttttattttattcaattgaaAAAGTCGAGAACAACCTatgaaaaaaatgcataaataatatatttaattaaggtTTAACTATTCTTTTGGTCCCTATAattctgtgaaatttttaattaggtccttatatttttttttaattgggttcttgcactacatttttttttcaattaagttcttcttagtagtaattggcttaattttatagggatccaactaaaaaaaaaattggtatagggacttaaataaaaaaaagtgtagggacccaattataaaaaaatttggtgcaaaaattcaattaaaaagaaaaaaagtataaagatctaattaaaaattttgtaaaactatAGGGATCAAcggagtaattaaacctttaattaaaaatgattgATTTTATGGTTGCAACTTGCAAGTCATTAAAATTGATTGTTTTggtcattaattaattatttatattaaaaaatataagttaaaatatattattaaattattagattaaaaaattaagttaataactaaaaatgatgataaaaaataaaaaaatttaaattttttttattattttttgtatttattttggaTTGATACGGGCACTTAGAAGATTCCATAATTTATTTAGTCAGCTTTGATAACCATTATTTGACCTTTTATGACAGGACTTATTCTAGTCCATGGGATGAAAATGAAATAGTACGAATATACCCTGCGCTAAATAACATTggtttaaatagtaaaaaatgaaACTTCACTATTAGGACTTCGTAATAATTAGTCACAacagtttaaattaattatttaaattattactatttaatgGATTCTATAAATTAATATAGAACATGTTATTGTCAAAGTGAGAAGAGGCAAGAACTAAATAATACTCTATTTATTGCCGCCATTCCATTTCTACCCACTGTTCTGTTCTGTTTTAATTCTTTTCCATTTTGCTCAATTCTCTCAAGTCCGAAATATTTTCTCATAATGGAGAACATGATGGGTCTTCTGAGAATTCATGTCCAAAGAGGGGTTAATCTCGCTATCAGAGATGTAGTGAGCAGTGATCCTTATATCATCATCAAAATGGGCAAGCAGGTTCAACTTTCTTCAATCTCTTCCAAACTTCTTGTGTCTCTTTTCCGGCCGCTGATGTTGTTCATCTTTGATTATTCGNNNNNNNNNNNNNNNNNNNNNNNNNNNNNtcgctttctctttttcttctttctttttttttttttctgggcattcaacaaaatatttggtctctttgtattgtGGTATTGATCTTTTTCCTCCCTAGTTTTCCTGTCTGTAAACTCTTAAtttgttaataaattaatattttgttttgagaaattaaatcttctcaaaaatttttatttaaagtaaagtatgattttttattatatattttataccctaaaaaaaatggaaaagattcATTCCAAATTTTTGATACTTGAACACCAGAGTTAATTTTGACTTCACCCCATAGTCATGATTTTGAAACATTGATTAATCTGTTTTCTTccttgtttttataatttttttaaaaaaataaataaatacaaaatacaaacCAAGCTgggaaaatttatttttttaattcccAAAGTAGCCCTTGCGTgtttctgttttctttcttctttgtttttcaaCGCAACTTTATTATCTACTATAACGATAGCACCTTAACTCTTTGCTCCATTAATTAATGTGTCATGCAGAAGCTGAAGACTCGGGTAGTGAAGAAGAATCTGAACCCTGAATGGAATGATGATTTGACTCTCTCCATTTCAGATCCCAATCTTCCAGTGCACCTAGTAAGTATTCCTTCTTGCTACATGTAATCCAATTTGTTACATTCATTAAATCACTCTAAATAGTATTAGAAATTAGTATGTGAAACCAACTACACATGTAATTAGCTTAATGGAATTATGAATAAGTACTAATATGAGAATGAATTTCAGCATGTATATGACAGGGACAGATTGAGCTTTGATGACAAAATGGGGGATGCTGTGTTTGAGATTGGTCCGTTTATTGAAGCGGTGAAGATGCGTCTGCATGGTGTCCCTAATGACACCATAGTTACAAGGGTGCAGCCTAGCAGACAGAACTGCTTGGCAGAAGAGAGCCAAATTGTGGTGAGGGATGGCAAAGTGGTGCAAAATATGGTTCTCAGGCTTAGAAATGTGGAGTGTGGTGAAGTGGAACTTCAACTTCATTGGATTGACATTCCTGGTTCCAAGGGCCTCTAGAAAACACTTTCAGCTTTCAGCCTCAAGGAATGTTAATCTTCTAATGTAATCACTTTTGCAATGTTTTAGAAAGTAGAAACAGAGTTGCACCGGTTTATACCGAATTAGTGAAAATGGTAATATGtagtttaattaatatttattaagacGTTTTAAGAAACCACTAAAAGCTTTTCTGCCCACCTGTAAGTTATCGAAATCAAAGAGTTGTGAGTTTGTTACTGCCAGAATTATCCAAGGGTAATTTGGGAGTTCTGATTTGTGGTGTGTGTTGAACGTTGATTGAATGATTGTTGAAGTTTCGTGCATAGAAGATGACAAACACAGCTATGTAGGACATGCTTAACAATCTTGCACTCTCTACTGATCTCAAATCCCCACGTTTCTTGTACCTTTTGTTCATTTCGCGTGACTTGTGAATTGGGGGAAGACAGAAAATCTAGAGTtaagagaaagaaataagattaacaaataaaaagaaaaaaacttggTGATTTCATTTTTGTCTCATTGTTTTTTGGTAATTGCTGTTTTCATTTGTTTAATAGGTACACAATCAGAgaaatttaagattttaatCCGTTTCAATTACTAAACAGCGtataatatatctaaaacaAGCAAATTTCCATGCTCGTCCCCATCCAGTTCATGTTTGTGGCCACGAATAACAACATTGTTATTTGTTAATACTAAATTGTGTAACTagtattctttcttttttgtttataaatttCCCCTTTTTTTCGATTGGTtcctattaataataaatatagaacATGTCAATGTCAAAGTGGGAAGtggcaataaataaataaggcaGCAATATTGGGTGCTTTTGTGGCAGAGGTGACCTGCAACTATATTCTGTCCCAGTTCTATATCATTCTGCCGATTTTTTCTCTGGATTTTTTTCCACAATGGAGCACATGATGGGTCTGCTGAGAATTCATGTCCAAAAAGGGGTTAACCTTGCTGTAAGGGATGTACTAAGCAGTGACCCTTATATCATCATCAGAATGGGCAAGCAGGTTCAACTTTCTTCATTCTCttgcaaaatttttttgtctcttGTTTGTTCTTCTTGCTGGcctcttttgtgtttttctgacTGTTTCTTATGATTGTTCATCTTTGATTCTTTGCTGTTTTCTTTTGTCTGTTTGATTTAGTTCTTTTGCTCAAGGCATTTGTTCTCTTTATGGCTTGTTTGGtgttaatctttcttttttcttcttctttttatttgtgACTTTAAAATGCCAATTAGttactttaatttcttattCATAGCAAAAGTCTCAATATCCCAATTCTGATGCTTGAACACCATAGTGAGTTTTGACTTTAGTAACACAATGGAACCTGTAACTTATTTCCATCTCCTCATAATAGTTATATATGATTTTGGAACTTTGTCAACTGGTGCAccaaattttattctattattttaatttttggtctTCTATTATCCAAGAAACCTAGGAAAACAACttagaataatataatatttttttttcctgaGGTAACCTTTGAGCTGCAACATGTTCATCTGGATTATAAGAAATTAGGAACCAAATCCATAGACTTGTTTGTTCAAATCATGTCTTCTTACTAAAGGCATGCTGAAATGGAAGTGTAAGGGACAAGCAAAGCTATATTTTCTAACTTTATGCTATATCATAGAATGGAGAAGTTAGCAACTATGTGGGGTTTGTTGTAATATACAATCTGTAGCATCTAACTAAAAATTCTCCATAATTATTGTTCATGCAGAAGGTGAAGACTAAGGTGGTGAAGAAGAGTATAAACCCTGAATGGAATGATGATTTGACTTTGTCTATTTCAGATCCTAGTCTCCCAGTACAGCTAGTAAGTATAACTATTCTTATAGCAGTTTCTGTCATTGCTTAAGAGAAAATTCGTAAGAAAATtctattaaagataatttaaaaaaaaaatctattattttgaaatctctatatttttttgtccTGATTAGGTACTAGTCCTGTTACAGACGcatattatgtttattattcaCTGTTATTATGTGACAGTAATCAAGATGACACTATCGTCTCACAGTTTAAGATCATAACATATGAATTGGTTAAATTTTATGATCACATTCTAAGGAGTAACACTACATAACATATGAATTGGTTAAATTTTATGATCACATTCTAAGGAGTAACACTAGAAGAGTGGAAGTACTAACAGTGTGAATGTGATTGATGCAGTTTGTGCATGACAAGGACACATTCAGCCTTGATGACAAAATGGGGGATGCTGAGTTTGATATCAGTCCGTTTGTGGAAGCGGTGAAGATGCGGCCGCAAGGCGTCCTGAACGACACCATAGTCAAAAGGGTGCAGCCTAGCAGACAGAACTGTTTGGCAGAGGAGAGCCACATTGTGTGGAGAGATGGCAAAGTGGTtcagaacatggttcttaggCTAAGAAATGTGGAGTCTGGTGAAGTGGAGCTACAACTCCATTGGATTGACATTCCTGGTGCCAAGGCTCTTTGAACACCTAAAATGTGTGGACAAAAACATTAGGACATTCCATTGAGTTGGTTTGttgtctaataaaaaattaggacAAAAACATAGCTCGCTTCTTGTAACATAGTCATCCTTACTCCTTAGTGTAACAACTGCTACTGGTGATTGAAATAGTTCATAGAAGTACTTGTGATGTTGATCTTCAATAATGTGAATCCTGTGCAATGTTCTAGAAAGCAGAAACAGAGATGCTGATGTTAATGGTTGCTTATAAATATATTTCCATTGGTTTGAGCAACGTTGTTTTGTtcgttttatattttataaaagatgaTCTTCATCATAAACCATAATAAATGTTGAGGCCAGGGACAAAAAGTCATCTTATCTTGTtgcatttattattaaaaatatctataattaatgcttttaattacataaaaatatcaATAGAGTAATTGGGTATTTTATGTGTGGTGTGTGTTGAATCTTAATACACAGAATAAGCCAAAGCAGCTTCCATCATCCACTCTCTAATCTAGTGATCTGAAATTCCCACGTGTCATAAACAAATTTACATACTGGCCCCTGATCCATATTGATGTTTTGTTTGTGGCCACAGAACAGAACTGAATTGAAGAATTCAACACATGAGTGAGTGAAGATTGAAAAAGTGCATCACAGCATCACTATAGTCTATTCTAAACCCAGAAATAGAAATCACTACGCAAAACTTGTGCAGTTCGGGCCACACTCTCTTGGTATGTCTTTAATTCCCTACCTACACTCTCCTCCAACGCATTACATTCTTTTCTGTTAACACTGCAATGGATTCCGTAGCGAGATTATGTTAATGGTGAACcctatatttttactttatgtTAGCATTTCCCTTTCAATCACACCATGCTGTAATGTAAGATCCAACCTATCTCCATGAATAGATCTTGATTTTTGGTTCTCTCCTCTTTCTGACAGGggaagtaaaaagtaaaaacctcTTGATGGAAATGAATATTGCAAGGTAAGCTTTAGCTGGGAAATGCATGTTGGATtttgtttataatattcttgatATTAGCAGAATTTATAATCATAACAATCATAAGGCAGTAGAATTTCGTTTTAGGGTTATTGGATTTTGCATTTGAGGTTCTGACTTATGTATTAGTAGTTATCACTGTTCTTTCATAATTTGAGTAGGTGTAGTCCCAAAACAGAGGGATTATTCTTTTCCAATACTTCAAGAACAGTAGGATgggagaacatgcagaaacttCCGTATAATAATGTGGCTGTCCAGAATCCAAGATGGACCTTGCGCAAATTCACATCGCCCTATCGAGCTTTTACTGCAGTGTGTCCAAGAAGGTCTTTTTTCTGTCGAACGCGTTCCATGGCAACTAGTTTGGAGGAATCTTCATCTTTACAACCTGGAGAAAATTCCACTGAGGATGAGGATCCTTATGCTGAAGAAGAATCGGAAAATTTGGCACAACCACTTACCAAAGAACAGGTATTCCTTTTTAGTCACTTTGTAGTTGTCATTTGTTGTTTGATGAGAGATTGTCCTGTCTTTATATATCTTAAACACTATCTTTGCATCTCATTTAGTATGACTGAAACAAAATTTGATTCAGTATTAAAATGCTTGTATAACT
The genomic region above belongs to Arachis duranensis cultivar V14167 chromosome 3, aradu.V14167.gnm2.J7QH, whole genome shotgun sequence and contains:
- the LOC107481057 gene encoding protein C2-DOMAIN ABA-RELATED 1 is translated as MEHMMGLLRIHVQKGVNLAVRDVLSSDPYIIIRMGKQKVKTKVVKKSINPEWNDDLTLSISDPSLPVQLFVHDKDTFSLDDKMGDAEFDISPFVEAVKMRPQGVLNDTIVKRVQPSRQNCLAEESHIVWRDGKVVQNMVLRLRNVESGEVELQLHWIDIPGAKAL
- the LOC107481058 gene encoding protein C2-DOMAIN ABA-RELATED 1; this translates as MENMMGLLRIHVQRGVNLAIRDVVSSDPYIIIKMGKQKLKTRVVKKNLNPEWNDDLTLSISDPNLPVHLHVYDRDRLSFDDKMGDAVFEIGPFIEAVKMRLHGVPNDTIVTRVQPSRQNCLAEESQIVVRDGKVVQNMVLRLRNVECGEVELQLHWIDIPGSKGL